A part of Aspergillus flavus chromosome 5, complete sequence genomic DNA contains:
- a CDS encoding short chain dehydrogenase/reductase family (unnamed protein product), with the protein MSHLQPSSLFSVKGLVVVLTGGGSGLGRMMAHTLDANGASKIFIIGRRQEALQETITQSPNGSSSAIIPIQADISSKASLEAAYQTISAQTDHVDLLIANSGILGPNSSPPPPKPDGSLPSLAEVRDALWSVPMEDFTKVLDVNVTGAYYTAVAFLPLLEAANKRRPAPVKNQIATPTAQVIITTSIAGFNRKVPISAAYNLSKSAANHLVKLLSTTLASYDIRVNGIAPGIYLSEMSTRNFQEGDKGISDGSFKREVIPLTRAGGEEDIAGLILYMASAAGGYLNGNITITDGGRLSTAVATY; encoded by the exons ATGTCTCACCTTCAACCCTCGAGTCTATTCTCCGTCAAAGGACTAGTCGTAGTCCTAACAGGAGGGGGAAGTG GCCTCGGCCGTATGATGGCCCACACGCTCGACGCAAACGGCGCATCCAAGATTTTCATAATTGGCCGTCGACAAGAAGCCCTGCAAGAGACCATCACGCAAAGTCCGAACGGCAGCAGTAGCGCCATAATCCCCATTCAAGCGGACATCTCCTCAAAAGCATCCCTCGAAGCAGCCTACCAGACCATCTCGGCACAGACAGATCACGTTGATCTCCTCATCGCTAACAGCGGCATTCTCGGCCCAAATTCTAGTCCCCCGCCTCCTAAGCCAGACGGATCCCTCCCCAGTCTCGCTGAGGTCCGCGATGCCCTCTGGTCCGTTCCCATGGAGGACTTCACTAAGGTCCTGGACGTCAATGTGACCGGTGCTTATTATACGGCAGTGGCTTTCCTCCCGTTGCTGGAAGCGGCGAATAAGCGGCGGCCGGCGCCTGTGAAGAATCAGATTGCTACGCCTACTGCGCAAGTTATTATTACTACTTCTATTGCGGGGTTTAATCGGAAGGTGCCGATTAGTGCGGCGTATAATCTTTCCAAGTCAGCGGCGAATCACTTAGTGAAGTTGCTTTCGACGACGTTGGCGTCGTATGATATCCGAGTTAATGGCATTGCGCCAGGGATTTATCTGTCCGAGATGTCAACGCGGAATTTTCAGGAGGGTGATAAGGGAATCTCGGATGGGTCGTTTAAGAGGGAGGTCATTCCTCTTACGAGGgctggtggtgaggaggatatCGCAGGGTTGATCCTCTATATGGCGAGTGCTGCGGGCGGTTATTTGAACGGGAATATCACCATCACCGACGGTGGAAGACTGAGTACTGCGGTGGCGACTTATTGA
- a CDS encoding ferritin-like domain-containing protein — MSGTRDCQISQNSNSRTIPINADLPTFPQAKVRSTTIPPVVSHPTSLTHTPFSGTPTTTGALHASSIGTGIRSLGIPPTATTYPSDGQLHDPQPGPYIPAGGIGTGGETPVYNPKSDFDYESLALALYQEYTELDLFHDGLARFSVEKFTAAGLTAEDRFLIEFMADQEVGHATMVTNILGAEAPRMCTYNYPYTTVHEFVDFCQKLTRFGESGVYGFLPHLNSREAAILLLQSITTEARQQMIFRQFEGLFPMPVWFEVGVPQSWAWTLLAPYISSCPENQTRLAWQNFPALYIENQPNPVRINGSSAFNETVGGGVNSLNSTAVPSDASCVNSTTVGFSCYPAITHNRTLPLSWPGREVFLHWDEPGRPVGPNNSYITSTSAGDPKYVVWVTQLNVTYSPLEITGDNCGLTIQPDVQTYAGDPAVNGTMFIAITDSDPYLSPFNLSMINPHVVAGPALYQSG, encoded by the exons ATGTCTGGTACACGGGATTGTCAGATCTCACAAAATAGCAACAGCAGGACAATTCCAATCAACGCTGATTTACCTACTT TTCCCCAGGCAAAAGTTCGATCTACAACTATTCCACCTGTGGTCAGTCACCCAACTTCGCTGACCCACACTCCATTCAGTGGcaccccaaccaccaccggGGCTTTGCATGCTTCTTCAATTGGCACTGGCATTCGCAGCCTGGGAATCCCACCCACAGCGACAACTTACCCTAGCGATGGGCAACTCCACGACCCTCAGCCAGGTCCATATATCCCAGCTGGGGGTATTGGAACTGGCGGAGAGACACCGGTTTATAACCCGAAGAGCGACTTTGACTATGAGTCGTTG GCCCTTGCTCTTTATCAAGAATATACCGAACTTGATCTGTTCCACGATGGCTTGGCCCGCTTCTCGGTAGAGAAATTCACAGCTGCTGGGCTCACGGCTGAGGATCGTTTTCTGATCGAGTTCATGGCGGATCAGGAGGTTGGACATGCAACGATGGTTACCAACATACTGGGCGCCGAAGCCCCTAGGATGTGCACCTATAACTACCCGTATACCACGGTACACGAGTTTGTGGACTTCTGTCAGAAGCTCACTCGCTTTGGGGAGTCTGGTGTTTATGGCTTCTTGCCCCATCTCAATTCGCGCGAAGCAGCAATACTTCTTCTCCAGTCGATTACCACAGAAGCTAGGCAGCAAATGATTTTCCGTCAATTCGAAGGACTTTTCCCGATGCCGGTCTGGTTTGAAGTTGGTGTGCCCCAGTCTTGGGCGTGGACATTACTGGCACCTTACATCAGCTCGTGTCCCGAGAATCAGACCAGGTTGGCCTGGCAGAACTTCCCTGCCTTATACATCGAAAACCAGCCGAACCCGGTGAGAATCAATGGATCATCTGCCTTCAATGAGACCGTAGGAGGAGGTGTGAATTCATTGAACAGTACCGCTGTCCCCAGCGACGCCTCGTGTGTCAACTCCACTACCGTGGGCTTTAGCTGCTATCCTGCGATTACGCACAACCGCACGCTACCCCTGTCATGGCCAGGCCGAGAGGTCTTTCTGCACTGGGATGAACCAGGTCGACCAGTCGGACCTAACAACAGCTACATCACCTCGACTAGTGCTGGAGATCCAAAATACGTAGTGTGGGTAACGCAGTTGAATGTGACATATTCGCCCCTAGAAATAACGGGCGACAACTGCGGATTGACAATTCAACCTGATGTACAAACTTATGCCGGAGATCCTGCAGTTAATGGCACCATGTTTATCGCGATCACAGACTCAGACCCCTATCTGAGCCCGTTCAACCTCTCAATGATTAACCCCCACGTGGTTGCTGGCCCGGCCCTCTATCAATCCGGTTGA